From one Lotus japonicus ecotype B-129 chromosome 3, LjGifu_v1.2 genomic stretch:
- the LOC130745639 gene encoding F-box/kelch-repeat protein At3g06240-like: MARKVARKDNESESKELKIFSTDLPSEVITKILLGLPIKNIFICKSVCKGLNSRISNPDFAQMHVKHTPTGFMLRTNDPDRLSRFVHLLEYEPEMFQNDGGDSFCFCKDGFIEPECENHVIFDHKFKLPVHVPKLILDNRDQTLNKGGQSLYTAYQPENSKFDVVNSCAGFLCLCDRNKEYFVVCNPIIGEFIRLPKTTKTYRTTIYRVDAIYTGFGFHDKTNQYKVVRILHKRRIWREPKMIMTVEMHTLGTSTWRNVGDFDDNICELGFPTCVNEALHWICLDDNERSISRFHFEHEKFDSLPFPQGSENGISGTRNITMGVLNECLYICDSSFLDIPIRMWIMKDYGVEESWTRAFSIDTMIRYCWPYGGLYWPVQKFKSPAAILLYHSSNCFIYYEFRRRQFKCFKVCGSESNLEGIPHIPSHISLKNIVKGGNIKVVDINSRSSKFKLVEEDEVLFLGEGGLQAFRQKRIYP, encoded by the exons ATGGCCAGGAAAGTAGCAAGGAAAGATAATGAGTCGGAAAGTAAAGAGCTTAAGATTTTTTCTACTGATCTTCCATCCGAAGTCATCACCAAAATTTTGCTAGGACTTCCTATCAAGAATATTTTCATTTGTAAATCTGTTTGCAAAGGTTTGAACTCTCGAATCTCAAATCCAGACTTTGCCCAAATGCACGTTAAGCACACACCAACTGGTTTCATGCTTAGGACTAATGATCCAGACCGACTATCAAGATTCGTGCACCTTCTTGAATATGagcctgaaatgtttcaaaatGATGGTGGCGATAGTTTTTGTTTCTGTAAAGATGGATTTATCGAACCAGAATGCGAAAACCATGTGATATTTGATCATAAATTCAAGCTTCCTGTTCATGTCCCCAAATTAATTTTGGACAATAGAGATCAGACACTGAATAAGGGTGGACAAAGTCTATATACTGCTTATCAGCCAGAAAATAGTAAGTTTGATGTGGTGAATTCTTGTGCTGGTTTCCTTTGCTTGTGTGATCGAAACAAAGAGTATTTTGTTGTTTGCAACCCAATTATAGGTGAGTTTATCAGACTTCCTAAGACTACTAAAACTTATAGAACTACAATTTATCGTGTCGATGCAATATACACTGGTTTTGGTTTTCATGACAAAACTAATCAATATAAGGTGGTAAGAATATTGCACAAACGCCGCATATGGAGAGAGCCTAAGATGATTATGACTGTTGAAATGCACACACTAGGAACATCAACATGGAGAAATGTTGGAGACTTTGATGATAATATTTGCGAGCTTGGATTTCCAACTTGTGTGAATGAGGCACTCCATTGGATCTGTCTTGATGATAATGAAAGGTCAATATCGCGTTTCCATTTTGAACATGAGAAGTTCGATTCTCTCCCTTTTCCTCAGGGATCTGAAAATGGAATCAGTGGAACAAGAAATATAACCATGGGAGTCTTGAACGAGTGCCTTTACATATGTGATTCATCTTTTTTGGATATTCCAATTAGAATGTGGATTATGAAGGACTATGGTGTTGAAGAATCATGGACTAGGGCTTTCAGCATTGATACTATGATAAGATATTGTTGGCCTTATGGTGGTTTATATTGGCCTGTACAAAAATTTAAGAGTCCTGCTGCTATATTGTTGTATCATTCATCCAATTGCTTTATCTACTATGAATTCAGAAGGCGTCAATTCAAATGTTTTAAGGTCTGTGGGTCTGAATCAAATTTGGAAGGAATTCCTCATATTCCTAGTCACATCTCACTCAAGAATATTGTGAAGGGAGGAAATATCAAGGTGGTGGATATCAATTCCCG GTCCTCCAAGTTTAAATTGgtcgaagaagatgaagttctcTTTCTAGGTGAAGGAGGTTTACAGGCTTTCAGGCAAAAGAGGATTTATCCGTAG